Proteins found in one Ischnura elegans chromosome 11, ioIscEleg1.1, whole genome shotgun sequence genomic segment:
- the LOC124168504 gene encoding two pore potassium channel protein sup-9-like, whose protein sequence is MKRQNVRTLSLVVCTFTYLLIGAAVFDALESDTERKRFEFLSELKDKLIRKYNFSQEDYKMIEIVIIENKPHKAGPQWKFAGAFYFATVVLAMIGYGHSTPVTYGGKAFCIVYAMVGIPLGLVMFQSIGERLNKCASLVIRRGKRWLRFRQTEATEMNLMLATGLLSSAIITTGAAVFSRYEGWSYFDSFYYCFVTLTTIGFGDYVALQNDQALSNKPGYVALSLVFILFGLAVVAASINLLVLRFMTMNAEDVRREDNELQSASHHVVTLDGEVMAVNGKLLAGHMVSLNASDTADQVSVCSCTCLAHRHHLHMNNSHASTPSPQASGCRRLLSICPGSKSRPMPIRGHKNPKSQRQAAGLALLGAGSNVKRASV, encoded by the exons ATGAAGCGGCAAAACGTAAGGACACTGTCTTTAGTGGTTTGCACATTCACTTATTTGTTGATTGGAGCAGCAGTTTTTGATGCATTGGAATCAGACACCGAGAGGAAACGATTTGAATTTTTATCTG AACTGAAAGATAAGCTTATCCGGAAATACAATTTCTCCCAAGAAGATTATAAAATGATTGAGATTGTCATAATTGAAAACAAACCCCACAAAGCTGGACCTCAATGGAAGTTTGCTGGTGCATTCTACTTCGCCACTGTCGTGTTAGCCATGATAG gGTATGGGCACTCCACACCAGTAACATACGGAGGGAAAGCATTTTGCATAGTTTATGCAATGGTTGGTATTCCCCTCGGCCTCGTAATGTTCCAGAGTATTGGTGAAAGACTGAATAAATGTGCATCTCTTGTGATCCGTCGAGGGAAAAGATGGCTTCGCTTTCGCCAAACAGAAGcaactgaaatgaatttgatgttgGCAACTGGCTTATTGTCTTCCGCAATCATCACAACTGGAGCTGCAGTATTTTCTCGTTATGAGGGATGGAGCTATTTTGATAGCTTCTATTACTGCTTCGTCACACTGACTACGATTGGATTTGGTGACTATGTGGCTCTTCAG aaTGACCAGGCACTGAGCAACAAACCTGGATATGTTGCGTTGAGTTTGGTGTTCATTCTCTTCGGACTAGCTGTGGTGGCTGCAAGCATCAATCTCTTAGTCCTTCGCTTCATGACTAT GAATGCCGAAGATGTAAGACGTGAGGACAATGAATTGCAGTCCGCATCTCATCATGTTGTTACCCTGGATGGCGAGGTAATGGCTGTGAATGGAAAGCTGCTGGCTGGTCACATGGTGTCTTTGAATGCTTCTGATACTGCTGATCAAGTGTCTGTTTGCTCGTGCACTTGTCTGGCCCACAGGCATCACTTACACATGAATAATTCTCATGCATCTACTCCCTCACCCCAAGCTTCTGGGTGCCGACGTCTTCTTAGCATTTGCCCTGGCTCAAAGAGCAGGCCCATGCCCATACGAGGTCACAAGAACCCAAAGTCACAGCGTCAAGCCGCTGGTCTTGCCCTCTTAGGTGCGGGCTCAAATGTGAAAAGAGCATCTGTTTGA
- the LOC124168330 gene encoding NPC intracellular cholesterol transporter 2-like, whose amino-acid sequence MTKTVGYLSLLYPFLLLQIVRSTEILPCEHVSGRLPTEVHIKGCDRLPCIFPRGSNISAEVVFKAPFAATHLIPILNVQLAQVWMTFDAGETNGCESLVGPQCPLEEGVTYTYVRHIPIQDRYPKIRIKIEHELVDWMRRSVFCYRINALVSDKLT is encoded by the exons atgacaaaaactgTCGGATACTTGTCTCTGCTCTATCCATTCCTTCTCCTGCAAATTGTCCGGTCGACCGAAATCCTGCCTTGCG AACATGTTTCAGGGCGATTACCAACGGAAGTTCACATAAAAGGCTGCGACAGATTACCATGTATTTTCCCCAGGGGATCCAACATTTCTGCCGAAGTAGTCTTCAAGGCCC CTTTCGCAGCGACTCATCTGATTCCAATTCTTAATGTCCAATTGGCACAAGTATGGATGACATTCGATGCAGGGGAAACAAATGGCTGCGAGTCGTTGGTAGGACCGCAATGCCCATTAGAAGAGGGTGTGACGTACACTTATGTTCGCCATATACCTATTCAGGATCGCTACCCTAAG ATTCGCATCAAAATAGAGCACGAATTGGTTGACTGGATGAGAAGATCAGTGTTTTGCTATCGGATCAACGCTTTGGTCAGTGACAAATTAACTTAA
- the LOC124168505 gene encoding enolase-phosphatase E1-like: MDDLIKAKDHKIEDIVERLHSFQVVLSDIEGTTTSISFVRNVLKTYCIQKLDSYITEHWDSAHLLDIRRERESTGSTGCKNTNPPGEEKPNSLSKSEKDLVGEYLLNNINSKEASYASKFLLTKIWEEGYKCGDLKGQEGIRLQCRLK, translated from the exons ATGGATGATCTTATCAAAGCTAAAGATCATAAAATTGAAGATATTGTAGAAAGATTGCACTCTTTTCAAGTTGTTTTGTCAGACATAGAAGGGACGACGACTTCCATTTCTTTCGTAAGG AATGTACTAAAAACGTATTGCATACAAAAGTTGGATAGCTATATTACGGAGCACTGGGACAGTGCGCATTTGTTAGACATCCGTCGTGAAAGAGAG TCCACAGGATCAACTGGATGTAAGAACACAAACCCTCCCGGAGAGGAGAAACCTAACTCGTTGTCCAAATCAGAGAAAGATTTAGTTGGAGAGtacttattaaataatattaattccaaAGAAGCGTCTTATGCTTCGAAGTTCTTGCTGACAAAAATATGGGAGGAAGGATACAAATGCGGAGATTTAAAAGGACA AGAGGGAATAAGGTTGCAATGTAGACTGAAATGA